Within Sporosarcina sp. PTS2304, the genomic segment CGGCAAAGTCATTGCGACTGCATTTTTTGATGCAGAAATCGACGCTATTATGACAGTCGCAACAAAAGGTATTCCGATAGCCCATGCAATTGCGCGTCATCTAAATGTACCTGTAGTAGTAGTGCGCCGGGATAGTAAAGTGACAGAAGGCTCCACGGTCAGTATTAACTACGTCTCGGGTTCAGCTCGGAGAATCCAAACAATGGTTCTTTCAAAAAGAAGCATGCAAAGTGGACAGAGAGTACTGTTAACTGACGACTTTATGAAAGTCGGCGGCACGATGCTAGGGATGAAGAGTCTGCTGGAAGAGTTTAATTGTGAGCTTGCCGGTGTAGCGGTGCTAGTTGAAGCTGAACATTTAGAAGAAGTTCTAGTAGATGATTATCTTTCGTTAGTCAAATTGCACGCAGTGGATGAGAAACATAGAAAAATCGAGTTAGAAGAAGGTAACTACTTTACGAGAGGTGGAAATGATATATGGAATACGTAAAAACAGATCAAGCGCCACAAGCAATTGGGCCTTATTCGCAGGCAGTAAAAGTGAACGGAATCGTTTATACATCCGGGCAAATTCCGTTGTCTGCTGCAGGTGAAGTAGTAGCTGGCGGGATTGAAGAGCAAACCAACCAAGTGCTTCATAACCTTCGTAACGTGCTAGAAGAAGCGGGTTCTAGTATGCAACAAGTAATTAAGACTACTGTATTCATTCAAGACATGAATGAATTTGCAGCATTAAATGCGATCTATGAAAAACACTTCGGTGATCATAAACCATCACGTTCTACAGTCGAGGTAGCAAGACTTCCAAAAGATGTACGTGTAGAAATTGAAGCAATGGCGATTTGTGAATCATAATATCTACTAACTATAAGCTCCATAGTGTCGTACTAGACAATATGGAGCTTATTTTTTTGGGATGAAAATAATTATAAGTACACATATAGTCTAAAAGTTTGAATTCTATTCAAATTATATACATAAATTTAAAAATTCACAAAAATTCTATTTTAATTACAAAGCAAAGATAGTATCATAGAATCATCACGTGTATTCTAGTTTTGTAAAGGGGATTTATCAAAGAACCTAGAATAAGTACATCGTGAACAATTGACAACAGGGGAGTGGAGAAAATGGAGATCACAGATGTAAGATTACGCAAGGTTGACACAGAGGGCAGAATGAGAGCGATTGCTTCTATTACGCTGAACAATCAGTTTGTCATCCATGATATCCGAGTCATCGAGGGGAATGACGGATTATTTGTAGCTATGCCAAGCAAACGAACGCCAGATGGAGAATTCCGCGATGTCGCGCATCCTATTAATTCAGATGCGAGAACAAAAGTTCAAGAATCAATTTTAGCTGCCTATCATCAAGTAGGTGAAACACAAGGGGTACTTGAAGAAGCAGCGTTATAAATGAATATATGATGAGAAAGCGTTTTCATATGTCGTATCAATCAAAAGGCCATCTATTCGAGTAGATGGCCTTTTGATTAGTTTTAAATTTATAAGAAGGGGTAAACCGGAAATACTCCTGTTAGTGAAAAAGCAGTGTACTCATTGGCTTGCACGAACAAAAAGATTAATAATCATAAAATAAAGCCATGCAATTGTCAAGAGAGTATACTTGAAAAAAACTGTCATTTCCGATATAGTCAATTATGAATTAAGGATGGAGGCTGGCAAATGACAAACACGTATGCTATCGTCCTAGCCGCAGGGCAAGGGACTCGGATGAAGTCTAATTTATATAAAGTTCTTCACCCAGTCTGCGGCAAACCGATGGTAGAGCATGTGATCGATCATATTCGTGATTTAGATGCTAGTCGCGTCGTCACTATTGTCGGTCATGGTGCAGAGATGGTTGAGAAAACATTAGGTCGCAAAAGCGAATATGCGTTGCAATCAGAACAACTGGGGACGGCGCATGCGGTGTTGCAGGCAGAAACTGTACTTGGCGATTTGGACGGTACTACATTAGTCGTTTGCGGTGATACCCCGTTGATCAGTAGTGAGACGATGAAAGCACTGCTTACACATCACCATGAAACCAAAGCAAAAGCTACAATACTTACTGCAATTGCAGATGATCCGACAGGGTATGGTCGAATCATTCGTGCAGAGAATGGTGACGTTATTAAAAACGTCGAACATAAAGATACAACTGACGAAGAACGTAGTGTGAAAGAGATTAACACAGGGACGTATTGCTTTGATAACCGTGTGCTGTTCGATACGTTAAAAAAAGTTAACAATGAAAATGCGCAAGGTGAATACTATCTGCCGGATGTATTAGGTATTTTAAAATCTGAAGGTGAACGTATTTCCGCCTATACGACTGTTAATTTCCACGAAACTCTCGGAGTGAACGACCGCGTGGCGTTAGCGCAGGCAGAGAAAAGTATGCGCCTTTTACTAGCTGAAAAACATATGCGTAACGGCGTAACTATTATTGCGCCAGAGCAAACAGTCATTAGTGCTGATGCAAAAATCGGTCGCGATACGATTCTGCAACCGGGTGTACTCATTGAAGGTGCAACGACGATCGGATCGAATTGTGTGATTGGTCCGAACAGTCATATTCAGAATAGCTCAATCGGTAACTATAGCACGATTCATTCATCAGTGGTGCGAGATAGCCAAGTTGGAAATGAGACAGCCGTTGGTCCATTTGCACACTTACGCCCCGACTCTCAATTAGGCAATCACGTCAAAGTCGGTAACTTTGTCGAAGTAAAGAAATCGCAGCTTGGCGATGACAGTAAAGTATCCCACCTAAGTTATATTGGCGATACGGAAATTGGTCAGAATGTGAATATTGGTTGCGGTACGATTACTGTCAACTATGACGGCAAAAATAAACATAAGACTGAAATTCAAGACAATGCTTTTGTTGGTTGCAATGCCAACTTAGTAGCGCCGGTGACAGTGGGGAAAAACGCGATTGTAGCGGCTGGATCCACTATTACAAAAAATGTGCCGGAAAATTCACTTGCAATTGCACGCGTTCGGCAAGAGAATAAAGAAGGATACGTAAAAAACTAATCTTACCCAACTAACAGGAGGGCCATCATGGCAAATCATTATCCAAACGAAAAACTGAAAATATTTTCTCTAACTGCAAACGAACCCCTTGCACAAGAAGTAGCAGATCACGTCGGGCTTCCGCTCGGCAAATGCTCAGTCAAACGTTTTAGTGACGGAGAAATCCAAATCAATATCGATGAAAGTATTCGTGGCTGTGAAGTATTTGTTATTCAATCCACTTCTAATCCGGTCAACGACAACTTGATGGAGCTTCTCATTATGCTAGATGCCTTGATGCGTGCTTCTGCGCGTACAATCAATGTGGTATTACCTTACTATGGCTATGCACGACAAGATCGTAAAGCGAGTTCACGTGAACCAATCACAGCTAAATTAGTGGCAAACTTACTAGAAACAGCAGGTGCGGATCGTGTGATTGCGGTAGATTTGCATGCGCCACAGATTCAAGGATTCTTTGATATTCCAATCGATCACTTGATTGCCGAGCCAATCTTGACTGAATACTTCCAAAGTGAAGGTTTAGTAGGGGATGATTTAGTCATCGTCTCACCTGATCATGGTGGCGTTACACGGGCTCGTAAAATGGCGGATCGTATGAAAGCACCGATTGCGATTATTGATAAACGTCGTCCACGTCCGAACGTAGCAGAAGTAATGAATATTGTTGGAAATGTAGAAGGTAAAACAGCAATTCTGATCGATGATATCATCGATACAGCAGGTACGATTACAATCGCTGCAAGCGCCTTGATTGAAAGTGGAGCAAAAGAAGTGTATGCTTGCTGTTCACATCCGGTATTATCTGGTCCTGCCATCGAGCGGATCAATAATTCTCAGATTAAGCAATTAGTCATCACGAATTCAATCGAATTACCGGACACGAAACAATCTCCAAAGATCAAACAACTATCGATTGCGCCGCTATTGGCATCAGCAATCATCCGTGTGTTTGAGAAGAAGTCTGTAAGTACATTATTTGAATGATGCAAAGATATGATTGATGACAAGTTACCTGATGTCGTCTGGTATTGAATGTTTCAAGAGGTAGAAAAAACTTTTTTAAAGGAAAGGTGACTATACAAATGAGCACAATGCAGTCGAACTTAAGAGAAACTAACAAAACAACATTAGCACAATTACGAAATGACGGATGGATTCCTTCCGTAGTCTATGGCTACAAAACAGAGAGTACACCAATTTCAGTAAAAGAGCGTGACTTAATCGATACGCTTCGTGAAACAGGAAGAAACGGTGTAATTAAGTTGAACGTAGACGGCAAAGATGTAAATGTCGTGTTGAGCGATTATCAATCAGATGTTTTAAAAGGCAATATTACACATGCTGATTTCTTGGCGATTAACATGACGGAAGAACTTGAAGTAGAAGTCGTCATTAATCTAGTCGGTCAATCACCAGGTGAAAAGGAAGGCGGAATCGTTCAACAACCAATTCGTGAAGTAACGATCCGAGTCAAGCCTTCAGATATTCCAGAGTCCATTGATTTGGATGTCTCAGAACTGCAGATCGGTGATACACTTCTTGTAAGTGATATTCGCACGAAGGCAGCTTATGAAATCTTGAATGATGATGAAGATACACTTGTACTTGTATCTGCTCCTCGTACAGAAGCAGAGATGGAAGCGTTGGATGAGACGGCTGACGGAGATGCAGAGCCTGAAGTGATCGGCGAAGACAAAGAAGCAGAATAAATAGGGAAATGGGCGCACGAGTTTGTAACGTGCGCTCCTTTTCTATGTATATATAGTTTGTTAAGAAAAGGAAGAGAAGAAATGAAATTACTGATCGGACTTGGCAATCCAGGAAAAGCTTATGAAAAAACACGTCATAATATCGGTTTTCAAGTAATTGACGAATTAGCTAAGCGCTGGCAGGCTCCAGCATTTCAAAAGAAATTTAATGGAGAATACACGACGGTTCATACAGCGGGTAGTAAAGTGATTTTAGTGAAACCGATGACGTATATGAACTTGTCTGGTGAATGTATACGCCCGTTAGCGGATTATTACGAAATTGACGACGATGAGTTAGTCGTTTTATATGATGATCTCGATTTACCTGCGGGAAAGATTCGACTTCGCCAAAAAGGCAGTGCGGGTGGCCACAATGGAATGAAGTCGCTGATTGCACATTTAGGAACGTCTGAGTTTAATCGAATCAGAATGGGAATTGATCGACCGACAGGCGGTATGAAAGTCGCTGACTACGTATTGTCCCCTTTTAGCAAAGAGGAGCAGTCATTGATTGAAGAAGCTGTACAAAAAAGTGCGGATGCCTGTGAAGAGTGGATAAAGAATCCCTCATTCCTTGAAGTGATGAATAAGTTTAACGGTTCGTAAGCATAATTTCGCGGTACTTTGCCTATACTTTCATAAAAGGAAGGTGAGGACGCGTGATCCGCTATTCTTGCAGTCACTGTGATTCGGAAATCGGTTCTATTCCATTAGACGCGGCAGAAGTTGTTATTCGTCAAATAAAAGCATTGGATGAAGGGGAAAATACATCTTTTCTAACGATTAATGAGCATGGAGCATATATACAATGTATTTGTGAGCATTGTGAACAATCATTGAAGACCT encodes:
- the glmU gene encoding bifunctional UDP-N-acetylglucosamine diphosphorylase/glucosamine-1-phosphate N-acetyltransferase GlmU — protein: MTNTYAIVLAAGQGTRMKSNLYKVLHPVCGKPMVEHVIDHIRDLDASRVVTIVGHGAEMVEKTLGRKSEYALQSEQLGTAHAVLQAETVLGDLDGTTLVVCGDTPLISSETMKALLTHHHETKAKATILTAIADDPTGYGRIIRAENGDVIKNVEHKDTTDEERSVKEINTGTYCFDNRVLFDTLKKVNNENAQGEYYLPDVLGILKSEGERISAYTTVNFHETLGVNDRVALAQAEKSMRLLLAEKHMRNGVTIIAPEQTVISADAKIGRDTILQPGVLIEGATTIGSNCVIGPNSHIQNSSIGNYSTIHSSVVRDSQVGNETAVGPFAHLRPDSQLGNHVKVGNFVEVKKSQLGDDSKVSHLSYIGDTEIGQNVNIGCGTITVNYDGKNKHKTEIQDNAFVGCNANLVAPVTVGKNAIVAAGSTITKNVPENSLAIARVRQENKEGYVKN
- a CDS encoding anti-sigma-F factor Fin — encoded protein: MIRYSCSHCDSEIGSIPLDAAEVVIRQIKALDEGENTSFLTINEHGAYIQCICEHCEQSLKTFPDYYTLKKWLQ
- the spoVG gene encoding septation regulator SpoVG, producing MEITDVRLRKVDTEGRMRAIASITLNNQFVIHDIRVIEGNDGLFVAMPSKRTPDGEFRDVAHPINSDARTKVQESILAAYHQVGETQGVLEEAAL
- a CDS encoding RidA family protein yields the protein MEYVKTDQAPQAIGPYSQAVKVNGIVYTSGQIPLSAAGEVVAGGIEEQTNQVLHNLRNVLEEAGSSMQQVIKTTVFIQDMNEFAALNAIYEKHFGDHKPSRSTVEVARLPKDVRVEIEAMAICES
- the pth gene encoding aminoacyl-tRNA hydrolase; this translates as MKLLIGLGNPGKAYEKTRHNIGFQVIDELAKRWQAPAFQKKFNGEYTTVHTAGSKVILVKPMTYMNLSGECIRPLADYYEIDDDELVVLYDDLDLPAGKIRLRQKGSAGGHNGMKSLIAHLGTSEFNRIRMGIDRPTGGMKVADYVLSPFSKEEQSLIEEAVQKSADACEEWIKNPSFLEVMNKFNGS
- the purR gene encoding pur operon repressor is translated as MKWKRSERLVDMTRHLLENPHTLISLTFFSNRYAAAKSSISEDLGILKETFEESGTGRLITISGAAGGIKYIPIASREEVNDIIHSLMDELRNSDRLLPGGYLYMTDLLGNPKFLDRIGKVIATAFFDAEIDAIMTVATKGIPIAHAIARHLNVPVVVVRRDSKVTEGSTVSINYVSGSARRIQTMVLSKRSMQSGQRVLLTDDFMKVGGTMLGMKSLLEEFNCELAGVAVLVEAEHLEEVLVDDYLSLVKLHAVDEKHRKIELEEGNYFTRGGNDIWNT
- a CDS encoding ribose-phosphate diphosphokinase yields the protein MANHYPNEKLKIFSLTANEPLAQEVADHVGLPLGKCSVKRFSDGEIQINIDESIRGCEVFVIQSTSNPVNDNLMELLIMLDALMRASARTINVVLPYYGYARQDRKASSREPITAKLVANLLETAGADRVIAVDLHAPQIQGFFDIPIDHLIAEPILTEYFQSEGLVGDDLVIVSPDHGGVTRARKMADRMKAPIAIIDKRRPRPNVAEVMNIVGNVEGKTAILIDDIIDTAGTITIAASALIESGAKEVYACCSHPVLSGPAIERINNSQIKQLVITNSIELPDTKQSPKIKQLSIAPLLASAIIRVFEKKSVSTLFE
- a CDS encoding 50S ribosomal protein L25/general stress protein Ctc → MSTMQSNLRETNKTTLAQLRNDGWIPSVVYGYKTESTPISVKERDLIDTLRETGRNGVIKLNVDGKDVNVVLSDYQSDVLKGNITHADFLAINMTEELEVEVVINLVGQSPGEKEGGIVQQPIREVTIRVKPSDIPESIDLDVSELQIGDTLLVSDIRTKAAYEILNDDEDTLVLVSAPRTEAEMEALDETADGDAEPEVIGEDKEAE